A part of Primulina eburnea isolate SZY01 chromosome 10, ASM2296580v1, whole genome shotgun sequence genomic DNA contains:
- the LOC140803714 gene encoding protein FAR1-RELATED SEQUENCE 5-like, protein MSEAGIKPSSVLSYMEKESHGVENLGFIRKDAYNYLNYVTKGHSRVENGDAFELIRYFKTKSNEEDLFYWDIQMDENGRLSNFFYRDSRARIDFEYFGDVLSFDTTYRTNRYNLICAPFVGINHHMDNVMFGLAFMSDETETSFQWLFKTFLESMGGKQPETIFTDQCQAMMNAIESVFPCSQHRLCQWHISKNAPSHLGNLNVNHEFKGMFMKCMQFCDSEEEFDVVWKKMIGEFGLENHSWLRGMYKLRHKWSTAFSNQKFCAGLKATSRSECTNSVLKDGGKRTFTLFEFVNRFEKIQKRWRIKENEKDYKCRHKMPTLVVKNQPLLQHAAFVYTIDIYKIFEKELVNSLNIEFDHPPTFTGNPMKFDIRSVGQSNRIQNVTFDVETNEIKCTCHYFETVGVLCKHILIVLKFMNVHSIPTTYIKMRWTKTIRNRIQCCENFSMECGKDSDVVYRNQMMRLCYDLITKSTVHVDSKNLIKRRLQSLSLEINEMFQNMKLDVEIAGEIVGEDDHDMNQMIVRDPAHIRSKRTNNSGMTSHWISKGKKKQGNTYI, encoded by the coding sequence ATGTCAGAGGCTGGGATAAAACCTTCTAGTGTCTTGTCATATATGGAAAAAGAATCACATGGAGTGGAGAATTTAGGTTTTATTCGAAAAGATGCTTATAATTATCTGAATTATGTCACTAAGGGACACTCGAGGGTTGAAAATGGAGATGCTTTTGAGTTGATACGATATTTTAAAACCAAATCAAACGAGGAAGACTTGTTTTATTGGGATATTCAGATGGATGAAAATGGTCgtttgtcaaattttttttacagAGATAGTCGAGCTAGGATTGATTTTGAGTATTTCGGTGATGTGCTTTCTTTTGATACAACTTATCGGACTAATAGATATAATTTAATATGTGCTCCATTTGTTGGCATAAATCATCATATGGATAATGTGATGTTTGGGTTAGCTTTCATGTCTGATGAAACAGAGACTTCATTTCAGTGGTTGTTTAAGACATTTCTTGAATCTATGGGGGGGAAACAACCAGaaacaattttcacagatcaatGTCAAGCAATGATGAATGCTATTGAATCGGTGTTTCCATGTTCACAACATCGTCTTTGCCAATGGCACATTTCAAAAAATGCCCCTTCACATTTGGGTAATTTGAATGTCAATCATGAATTTAAAGGCATGTTTATGAAGTGTATGCAATTTTGTGATTCCGAGGAAGAATTTGATGTGGTGTGGAAAAAAATGATTGGTGAGTTTGGTCTTGAAAACCATTCGTGGTTGAGGGGAATGTACAAGTTGCGACATAAATGGTCAACAGCCTTTAGtaatcaaaaattttgtgctgGGCTTAAGGCTACCTCTAGAAGTGAATGCACAAACTCTGTTTTGAAAGATGGTGGAAAGAGAACTTTTACTCTATTTGAATTTGTGAATAGATTTGAAAAAATTCAGAAACGGTGGCGgataaaagaaaatgaaaaagactATAAGTGCCGACATAAGATGCCTACACTCGTAGTGAAAAATCAACCGTTGCTACAGCATGCCGCATTTGTTTATACAATTGACATCTACAAAATCTTTGAAAAGGAGTTAGTGAATTCTTTAAACATTGAGTTTGATCATCCCCCTACATTCACGGGCAATCCAATGAAGTTTGACATAAGATCGGTTGGACAATCAAATAGGATCCAAAATGTCACATTTGATGTGGAAACTAATGAAATCAAATGCACTTGTCATTATTTTGAAACAGTTGGAGTGTTGTGTAAGCACATTTTGATTGTTTTAAAATTCATGAATGTCCATTCGATACCAACAACATACATAAAAATGCGATGGACGAAGACAATTAGAAATAGGATACAATGTTGTGAAAATTTCAGCATGGAGTGTGGGAAAGATTCAGATGTTGTGTATAGAAATCAAATGATGAGACTTTGTTATGATCTCATTACAAAAAGTACGGTTCATGTTGATTCGAAAAACTTGATCAAAAGAAGACTTCAAAGTCTTTCACTGGAGATAAATGAGATGTTTCAGAACATGAAATTAGATGTTGAAATTGCTGGTGAAATTGTTGGTGAAGATGATCAtgacatgaatcaaatgattgtACGTGATCCTGCTCATATTAGATCAAAGAGAACTAATAACTCTGGAATGACAAGCCATTGGATTtcaaaaggaaagaaaaaacaAGGTAATACTTATATCTAA